DNA sequence from the Scophthalmus maximus strain ysfricsl-2021 chromosome 1, ASM2237912v1, whole genome shotgun sequence genome:
GTACCACGGTGCAAGCTTCTCCTGTCATACCTTCCACAACGCGCCGctctccacacagaaagacttTATTGTACAAGACCTCGAAGTCTGGACTGTGCAGAACTGAATCGCAGAAAAAGGTCGCGATGAAACCAAAGTAGAACCCACAGTACTGTCTGGAGTTGCAGAACGTACAAAACCTAATAGAACAGCAGCCGCTGTGTCATCTGTGTACCTGGCTGAGATTAGCCCGCACGGTTTTTGCGTGGCGGCTGTTCCAGTGGGCCTTGGGCTGTTAAATAGAGGTGGCCAGTTGAAAACCTGAGATTCAGGGCCCTGCTGCTTTAAACGAGCCCCATGCTAAGCCCAGTAAGTAACTGGCATCTGAAGCGTTAAGCCCTCCATGCCCTCCTTTGTTTACGGAGGGCATTATAACACAAGGTTTCAAGTAAGACTATAAAATGTTTCTACCTACTGTAAGCAAATTCAGGTTGGAaggaaatgttatttattttttttatttctggctAACAAGCACAcctgaaatgtataaaaaaaaaaaaaaagatgtgtttacagtatgtgtcacCATGTGTGCCAGTGTGAAATGTGTTCTATTTTGTTTCAGGGGTTTGAGgtttatcaaaaaaaatacCTGGCACATAAGCAGTCGGATAAACCTTTGAGACAAAAAAGTTGCACATGTAATTTATGGTAAAAACACTGTGACTTGATAGGACTCAACAATGCCTTATCTGGAGACATTGTGCTTCTGAGCTAACATGAGGTCTCCATTTCATGTCCTCCATTTGAAGAGTGCACCGGCAGATGAACGCTGAACCACTCAGGTTGGCAAATAAATGGAGTTGCACTATAAACAGTTTATCACCAGCGATGTGTGTATTCGCGTAGGAGCCGTTAACTGTTAACTGTTACTTCTGTTTTTCGAAATGTGAAACACCTGCCTGGGTATTTGCATAGATGGATTGTGATTtaaggaaacatttcaaatgtttcacaCCGTTTGACTTATCGTtatatttaaatctatttttaagaACATTTACACAGGAAAGCAAAGCCTATTTCCTTCAAGTCTTGATGTGTGTCtacatttccttttgtgtgaAAAACTAAAACTCCCAAGTGGTGCTGGCACTGACAATGTttgttaatgtttatttttgtggaaCACATTAAAACTTTGTCTTTCCTGATGACACTGGCTATATTTTATTATAGATCAACCCTTAAAACAGCATCATCTTTCTCCACTTATCAAgtacagtttcttttttcatgatCCAAATCAAATAGAAGTAACCATAAATACACATATTGCTTTGATTATAACATGAAGATGCATCAGTTACTCACTGATGCTACAGCAAAACTACATTAagtacagacaaaaaaaaataacataacgTAGGACATAAATTAGGACAAATAGAAATAGAACTAAACAGAACTGCAGGCATCTGGAAAGGGAAACACCATCCAAACAACCATCATCAACAGTTTGCACGGCAACAAGCTAAGACATGATACTGACCGTCAGTTTAGCATCAGAAAGTTAGAGCAATAAAGTGGAGATTAAACCCaatcaaaataaacatgacTTTGTTTCCCCTGAAACCAAAAAGCACCAAGCAGTTCCAGGTTTAGAGGTTGAACCACGAAATACCATGGGGAAATATGTCAAACCCCAGTGCATGATGCCGGGTGTTGGTGCTGTGGCAGGTACTCTACACATTCGTAGGTGGATATATTTCTGACTGCTTAATGTCTCATATCCTGTCTATGGAAATTCCCAAATTGTCATGACATGGAAATAGAAACATTAACTGACATTATTACACTATACATTACATTATAACCTTTATGCTGTTTGCTTCAATCCTCAAACTCTGACTGGCCACTGTTGTTCACCTGCTAACTCTGCCAAACGAAATTACCTCAAGATTTCCTTTTAATTGGGCtcacaaaatgtcttttttgttgaGTTGGTTTTAAatgtaagtctttttttttgtttggaagAGTCTCATCCCCATAGTCATCAACCCTCGTCACAATGTTACCCGGGACAATGTACacttgtgaaaataaaaaataatgatgataataacgaGGGGACCTGGtattttcttgtattttcttGAAATATAATATGCTGAACCACGCCGCCCCCTTGTGGCGGTTTTCTTCCCCTGCACACGATCACTCAGATCGACAATCTTTCCGCTTTGCCTCGTGAGCTCGATGATCTCTGGAATCGACTGAACTGGTCTCACCCAGAGCCGTCTAATGttgagagtcgcgacaacggaagtccaaaataCAGATTTCAGAAAGTTgccggaagttcttggcgcgcaattcgaatccattattcagagcgacagaactgcgatttttggtaattagcagttaataaatgtatcgatttacaatatagcagaccgacatgcctatgtcGTTACTCGATGTAGTTATTCAATacgtttaaaaaacattaataaatcattaataatcataaatcataatccactaaaatGCTTGCTTGCTAAAATGAtccagatgtgctgataatatacaagctgattatttaaacgtcttacccttcataagtgcaacacagacgcTCCGctgatccattctgctgctactctaatgcgctgctgctcacttccgggaactatcgcGAGGCTCCGTGATCCGCCATTGccgggaagaagaagaagaaaaaaaaaggtccatcggagtgaacggagttgtcgcgactctcattcGACGGCTCTGGTCTCATCTCCAACAGTTCAACATGGCGGAAGTCGAGGCTCAACCTGCTCAGGTTGATATTTCCAAAACCAGCAACGTGCCAGCGGAAGGATACGACAAGACATGTATTTTCTGCAAGGTTGTCAACAAGGAAGTGGCCACGGAGCTTCTTCACTGTGTGAGAATGTTGTTATAATTGAATGACGTGGAGCTAGCCGGCGTTAGCCTGTTCCTTTTTGTAAACAACTCTCTGCTAACCAACATCTGGCTTTTCGACCAGTTTTTTTTCGACTTCCGTTTTGACAATGTAGATCAACTGTACAGTTATTTAACCATCACATGTTCTTTTAGTGCTTTAGTTGTTGATATtgtgctctgctgctgtgttaTGTTGCAAAGCGAACATTACTCCCCCTCACATGTTTTTACATTGAGCCCATGGAGGCattagctaactagctagcgTTACAAAGCCCAGATTTGCCTACCTTTTGCACTTTCGTCACAAAAACAACCCGTAATACATTGTGATTACAGCTGTTGCAGCTGCAAGAGAGttattaaaaaattgaaaattgcCTGTagttaatagttttttttatttgactaacATCAAAGCCATGAAGTAAACGCAATGTCTGTGCACTTGTACCCTCCTATTCATGAAGCTCGTCAGTTCACTTCTATTTGCTGATGATGTATTTGCTTATTTGTTTACCTCTGTCGCAGGATGAAGAGATCTCATGTTTCAGGGACATCAGACCCGGAGCTCCTCACCATTACCTGGTCGTCCCAACCAGACATGTCGGGAACTGTAAATCACTTGGCAAAGAACACGTGCCTTTGGGTAACAAGCCTCATGACCGAAGCCTGTGGAAATGTTCAATGCACTTTGAAGACTactgcatgttttttgtgttatagCTGTTCAGCAgctaaattaaataaagatgcATCATGAAAACAGCAGTCTTAGCctaaaaaatgtcttattttttaatGGCAAGTGGTTTAAAattgatcatattttatttttgttgcctCCAGTGAAGCGGATGGTCGAGACAGGGAAGGAGATCCTGCAGAAAAACGACGTAACAGATCTTAGTGATGTCAGGTGGGCTACATTTAGTAGTTTGCACTTATTTCACACGACTAGTTGGTGGCTCATGCAGCAGTCTGCTACAAATGGAAAATCCCTGAAATTAAATTAACCCCAGGTAGAGggttacatattttttttctgttgacaaaTCGTGACAGGCAAAGGTAATCAATTTAA
Encoded proteins:
- the hint3 gene encoding histidine triad nucleotide-binding protein 3, with translation MAEVEAQPAQVDISKTSNVPAEGYDKTCIFCKVVNKEVATELLHCDEEISCFRDIRPGAPHHYLVVPTRHVGNCKSLGKEHVPLVKRMVETGKEILQKNDVTDLSDVRFGFHWPPFCSVAHLHLHVLAPASQMGFISRLVYRMNSYWFITADQLIGFLNSKGETN